In the Campylobacter suis genome, CACACCAATAGGGCTATACTGCAAGAATAGCGAATTTTAGGGACTAAAACGGCAAAAGGCGTAATTCTCATAAGCCGGAGGTCGGGAGTTCAAGTCTCCCCTTTGACACCAGAACATCGTATTTTAGGGCATTTATAGCGCCTACTTTCGATCTTTCCTTTCTTAATATTTTCTTTAAAAGTGTATCGCTCTATCCTAATAGTGTAACACTTTAAAAAACAAACGCATTATTATATCTCTCTTTTTCTTGATGATAAATAAAAATCAAGGTAAAAAGCAAATTTTAATCTTTTTCGTGTCATAACAAATACACCTTTTTACTTTTGCATAAATATGTTTTTGCTTATAAAAATAATCCAATCTTCCATCTCACATTATCCCTACTCAATGTAGCCACAATTATATTCTACTCATTGTAGCTACAAATTTCATCTTAATCCCATCCACCAAATTTATATTTATATCTTGTAAAAACATAAATCTATATAAAAACACCAACCCTAATATTATAAATTCTAATCTTAGGGCGAGCATACTCTTTGTGGCTACAAATCTTACAGATTAGTATCACACAAATAGTGCTCGCAAGGTGGGTTTAACACCCTCCTTGACCACCCGTTTTACCCCCTGATTTACTCTAAAATTATAATCAATTTTACTCATTTATATGTCGCTATTTTTACTAACCATATAAGGACACTATCAGGGGTAATAGTAGGATTAGATTTTACAAGATAAATCTATCTATAAAAAATCTGCATTTTTATAGCTTTGTAAAATCTTTCTTCATTACCGAAAAAATACCACCTTGTCAGGTAATATTTTCCATCTAAAAATATAAATTTAAAAAATTTGCATTTTTTAGTAGATTTCGCCATTTTGTTTTTATAACCGTTATAATTTATATTAAAAGAAGCAGTTCTTTTTTTAAAGAATTTAAAGGAGGCACTAATGCCAGATAACAAATCAAAAAAGACCAGGTCAAATAAGACAATTACTAAAAGGCTTAGAATGAGCGAAGAGGAGTGGAGAATAATACATGAAAAGCTAAAAAAAGATAAAATTAGCTTCTCTAGCTTTGCTCTCTCATCAATGCTATCAAGGCATATAAAATCACCCTTATCAAGAGAGCTTTTATATGAGCTTACTAAAATTGGAGCAAATATCAATCAGATAGCTAAGAAACTAAATAGTGATAAGAGTTTAGATGATATTGCTCTTGTTATGATATCAAATACAAATGAGTTGCTAGAGCAAATTTATACTGAGCTTGGTAAAAAGAGAGTAAGTCAGACAAATGATAAAAACAAACATATAGACGATAGTATGCCAACAATATTAAACGATACCATAAATATAGATCCTCTAGCTATAAATTTTAAAGATACTACTATACCTAAACATCTAGTCTCTGAAAGCACACCTAAAAATGCCTTAAATCACACTCAAGGACAAAGCCATGTTGGTTAAGTTTTTACCTACCTATACGGGTGGAGGGCTAGGGAGTATAAACTATTTATTAGATGAGAGGGTAGAGAAAGGAAGTGCTAGGGTATTAAAGGGAAGTGAGATGCTAACTAGAGCCATCATCTCTGAAATCCCCTTTAAGCAAAAAACCTGCTTTGGAGTACTTAGCTTTGAAGAAAAGCAAGATCAACTAACCTCTTCTCAAAAGCTTCAAATCATAAATGACTTTGAAAAGGCACTGCTTGGCAATATGCAAAATAGGGTTAATGTATTATGGGTAGAGCGCTCTGATAAAGAATTAAATTTTATCATCCCAAAGATAGACTTAGAAAGTGGTAAAAGCTTTAATCCCTATATGGCTAAATACGATCAAACAAAGATAGACTATCTAAAAAGAGCTATAAATATAGAGTATAGCCTAACAAGCCCAGATGACATTAAAAAGCAACAAAGTATATCAGCAAGTAAAAAGAATGAAAAACTCTATAACTTCATAAAAGCCTTAGACGATAAACTCAAAGATCTTGCAGTAAGAGCAGAGATAAACAGTAGAGATGAACTTATAAATTTCTTACACAATGATGGGTTTGAGATACTGAGAATAACTAAATCATCTATAACCTTAAAAGATTTAAATACAAATGCCAAATTTAGATTAAAAGAAGGAATATATAGCAGTGATTTTACTCTGACACAAATAACTCCAAATCCATATCAAGAAGACACTACCGCTACAAAAGAGTCCCTAGAGCAAGACAAGCGTAAAGAGTTAGAGCATTACAGAGATAGGGTAGCTAAGCTTATAGCAAAAAGAGATGAGCATAACAGAAGAAAATATAAATTTTTTATCCAAGATGAGTTAAATAGCAATCAATCAATAAAACAAATAAATAATATAGGAGAAGAATATGACAGCAAAAATGACACCACTGGAGCAAGCCTTACTGAAAAAGAACGAGGAGCTATCTATAAATCTATTAATAAACAATCACATAAAAAAGAGGGTAGCAGAAAAACTAGCAACACAATCACAAACGATAACACAGCTAGAAGCGGACAAGACCTGCTTATTGCAAGAGCAGCTGAGCAAGAGCAAAGAGATAGAGAATTTGCAAACAAGCTTGCTAGAGAGCAGCAACAAAATAACGAGCTTGAATCAGCAATTGCTAGACTTGAAAGAAGAATCTCTAGCCAAAGAGCAGCAAATGAGCGAGAACTTAGCATCCTTAAAGACAGAGCTAAAAGAGCTTATTCAATATGTCAATCAAAGCTTCAAAGATATGAACTCAGACTATCAGAGCTTAAACTCACAACAGAAAAATTTACAACAGTACTTAAGGGATTTGGAGAGCATTTTAGAGCAACTATAGAAAAACTTAAAAAAGATATTTCAAGAAAGGTAAAAGATAACTGGGATATGCAGATGTGAAATAAAAGATAAAAGATAAAAGATGAAAAAGAAAAAAACGAAAAAATGAAAAAAGATGAAAAATAGTTAAATGAAGAAAAGGTGTATTTGGATGTTTTTAGATAAAGGGTGGGGGGGGGGTAGAAAGGGGTTTTAATATTTCACAACCGCACCTTGTGAAAATGTGAATAAATCTATAAAATTTTAAAAATCTAGATCAATTTACTTATAAAAAATATCAAATTTTATACAAATTTCACATTTTTTTCACAAATTTTTCATGATTTTTTACACCATGAGCTACTAACAAATACCCTATATTTCAAGCTTTAAAGTACTTATGTAATATGAGTTTTATTTTATATTGTACTTTGGTACAATAGACTTACCCCCCCCCATTTGGATATAATCCATTAAAATTTAAATTTCAAGGAAAAAACTATGGCAACTCAAGTTGGTACAGTTAGACAAATCACAGGAAGCGTTATAGCAGTTGATGCAAACGGTAACCAAAGAACACTTCAAGTAGGAGATGCAATATTTCTAGGAGAAGTTGTTAAAACTGCAGGAAATTCTAAAGCTGTTTTATCTATGGATAATGGCAAAGATGTAAGTATCTTAGACAATGACACTATGACAATTGATCAAAGTGCTTCAAGTAATGTTAGCTTTGGTAATGATACAGTAACAGATATAACTGATCTACAAAGAGCAATCTTAGCAGGTGAAGATCTAACACAGTTAGAAGAGACTGCAGCTGGTGGTAACGCTGGTGGCGGCGGTGAAGGCACTGCTATGCTAAATGAGAGCTACTTTGCACAAGGTGGCAATGAGTCAAATGTATATGGCGATAGTAGAAACCTAGATAATAATCCTT is a window encoding:
- a CDS encoding relaxase/mobilization nuclease domain-containing protein, with the translated sequence MLVKFLPTYTGGGLGSINYLLDERVEKGSARVLKGSEMLTRAIISEIPFKQKTCFGVLSFEEKQDQLTSSQKLQIINDFEKALLGNMQNRVNVLWVERSDKELNFIIPKIDLESGKSFNPYMAKYDQTKIDYLKRAINIEYSLTSPDDIKKQQSISASKKNEKLYNFIKALDDKLKDLAVRAEINSRDELINFLHNDGFEILRITKSSITLKDLNTNAKFRLKEGIYSSDFTLTQITPNPYQEDTTATKESLEQDKRKELEHYRDRVAKLIAKRDEHNRRKYKFFIQDELNSNQSIKQINNIGEEYDSKNDTTGASLTEKERGAIYKSINKQSHKKEGSRKTSNTITNDNTARSGQDLLIARAAEQEQRDREFANKLAREQQQNNELESAIARLERRISSQRAANERELSILKDRAKRAYSICQSKLQRYELRLSELKLTTEKFTTVLKGFGEHFRATIEKLKKDISRKVKDNWDMQM
- a CDS encoding plasmid mobilization protein, producing the protein MPDNKSKKTRSNKTITKRLRMSEEEWRIIHEKLKKDKISFSSFALSSMLSRHIKSPLSRELLYELTKIGANINQIAKKLNSDKSLDDIALVMISNTNELLEQIYTELGKKRVSQTNDKNKHIDDSMPTILNDTINIDPLAINFKDTTIPKHLVSESTPKNALNHTQGQSHVG